A stretch of Pseudomonas sp. 7SR1 DNA encodes these proteins:
- a CDS encoding ABC transporter ATP-binding protein, which yields MGYLHVSGLGKAYKQYPNRWSRLFEWLIPFSRQRHQLHWVLQGVDFEIQPGEAVGIVGVNGAGKSTLLKMITGTTQPTCGHIRLQGRVAALLELGMGFHPDFTGRQNALMAGQLLGMQVEEIETLMPQIEGFAEIGDAIDQPVRTYSSGMQMRLAFSVATARRPDILIVDEALSVGDAYFQHKSFERIRSFRKAGTTLLIVSHDRSAIQSICDTAILLENGRMAMRGKPEEVMDYYNAMLAQREGQVVRQEMLANGQVRTISGTGEAGILDVQLLNSQGQPVEVAEVGQPVVLQVRVEVRQDIERLVLGFLIKDRLGQPMYGINTHRQDQAVTDLVAGEHVTFRFSFDMRLGKGNYSVALSLSRLDSHLDRNFEWRDYGLVFHVINNRQEDFVGCSWLQARTSIQRQGLSTAQALPQEELP from the coding sequence ATGGGATATTTGCACGTCAGTGGCCTGGGCAAGGCCTACAAGCAGTATCCGAACCGCTGGAGCCGGCTGTTCGAATGGCTGATCCCCTTTTCCCGCCAGCGCCATCAGTTGCACTGGGTCCTGCAGGGGGTGGATTTCGAGATCCAGCCCGGTGAAGCCGTGGGGATCGTCGGCGTCAACGGCGCGGGCAAGAGCACGTTGCTCAAGATGATCACCGGCACGACCCAACCCACCTGCGGCCACATCCGGCTGCAGGGGCGTGTCGCCGCGCTGCTGGAACTGGGAATGGGGTTTCACCCGGACTTCACTGGCCGCCAGAACGCCCTCATGGCCGGTCAGTTGCTGGGCATGCAGGTCGAGGAGATCGAAACGCTGATGCCGCAGATCGAAGGGTTTGCCGAGATCGGCGACGCCATCGACCAGCCGGTACGAACCTATTCCAGCGGCATGCAGATGCGCCTGGCGTTCAGCGTCGCCACCGCCCGACGCCCGGACATCCTGATTGTCGACGAGGCCCTGTCGGTCGGCGATGCCTACTTCCAGCACAAGAGCTTCGAGCGCATCCGCAGCTTCCGCAAGGCCGGGACCACGCTGTTGATCGTGTCCCACGACCGCTCGGCGATCCAATCGATCTGCGACACCGCCATCCTGCTGGAAAACGGGCGCATGGCCATGCGCGGCAAGCCGGAAGAAGTGATGGATTACTACAACGCCATGCTGGCCCAGCGCGAAGGCCAGGTCGTGCGCCAGGAGATGCTCGCCAATGGCCAGGTGCGTACCATCTCCGGTACCGGCGAAGCCGGCATCCTCGACGTTCAATTGCTCAACAGCCAGGGACAACCAGTGGAAGTGGCTGAAGTCGGCCAGCCCGTGGTGTTGCAGGTCCGGGTCGAAGTGCGCCAGGACATCGAGCGGCTGGTGCTGGGATTTTTGATCAAGGACCGCCTGGGACAACCCATGTACGGCATCAATACCCATCGCCAGGACCAGGCCGTGACCGACCTGGTGGCCGGCGAACACGTCACTTTCCGTTTCAGTTTCGACATGCGCCTGGGCAAGGGCAACTATTCCGTGGCGTTGAGCCTGTCGCGCCTGGATTCACACCTGGATCGCAATTTCGAGTGGCGCGACTACGGGTTGGTGTTCCACGTCATCAACAACCGTCAGGAAGACTTCGTCGGCTGCTCCTGGCTCCAGGCCCGTACCAGCATCCAGAGGCAAGGCCTGTCCACCGCCCAGGCATTACCGCAAGAGGAGCTGCCATGA
- a CDS encoding class I SAM-dependent methyltransferase, with the protein MIRRLMAWLRPPVEPTPPAPAAVSPRDIGLVDATLDGWFNNATGELLKGFAIGANDTLLDVGCGEGVATLFGMRQGASVIFTDSEYDKVRDLARQVGRHARSTATPFLGLVSNSLPLPLADGCADKIVCMEVLEHVDQPAPFMAELVRMGRPGAQYLLSVPAPVGERLQQGIAPPAYFQAPNHVQVFDAEQFAALVEDAGLVIEHRQASGFFWVMGMIFFWASERAAGRILEGAVRDRIQAPYPPLMQSWASAWQALLSQPDGLAIKQVLDGFMPKSQVIIARKPDPCAEAPS; encoded by the coding sequence ATGATCCGGCGGCTCATGGCCTGGCTCAGGCCTCCCGTGGAGCCCACGCCGCCTGCGCCGGCTGCTGTTTCGCCCCGGGACATCGGCCTTGTCGATGCGACGCTCGACGGCTGGTTCAACAACGCCACCGGCGAATTGCTCAAGGGCTTCGCCATCGGCGCCAACGACACGTTGCTGGATGTGGGTTGCGGTGAGGGCGTGGCCACGTTGTTCGGGATGCGCCAGGGTGCATCGGTGATCTTCACCGACAGCGAATACGACAAGGTGCGCGACCTGGCCCGCCAGGTCGGGCGCCACGCCAGGTCGACCGCAACGCCATTCCTGGGGCTGGTAAGCAATAGCCTGCCGCTGCCCCTGGCCGATGGCTGCGCGGACAAGATCGTGTGCATGGAAGTCCTCGAACATGTCGACCAGCCAGCGCCGTTCATGGCTGAACTGGTGCGCATGGGTCGCCCGGGGGCGCAGTATCTGCTCAGCGTGCCAGCGCCGGTGGGCGAGCGCTTGCAGCAAGGCATCGCGCCGCCGGCCTATTTCCAGGCCCCCAATCATGTGCAGGTATTCGACGCCGAGCAGTTCGCCGCGCTGGTGGAGGACGCCGGCCTGGTGATCGAACATCGCCAGGCCAGCGGGTTCTTCTGGGTCATGGGCATGATCTTCTTCTGGGCCAGCGAAAGGGCGGCCGGACGCATCCTCGAAGGTGCCGTTCGTGACCGGATCCAGGCCCCATACCCGCCGCTGATGCAATCGTGGGCGAGTGCGTGGCAGGCCTTGCTGTCGCAACCCGACGGCCTGGCGATCAAGCAGGTGCTCGATGGGTTCATGCCCAAGAGCCAGGTCATCATCGCTCGTAAACCCGATCCTTGCGCCGAGGCCCCGTCGTGA
- a CDS encoding mannose-1-phosphate guanylyltransferase/mannose-6-phosphate isomerase → MLIPVILSGGAGTRLWPVSREGQPKPFMRLPDGQSLLGKTYRRAASLFDGRGDIVTVTNREYYFQSRDHYQSANLTRHRGHFVLEPTGRNTAPAIATATLAVQAMHGDDAILMVMPADHLIRDEAAFKASVEHAMELAKGGHLVTFGVLPATPETGFGYIERGKPLDTKGAAKVVRFVEKPDLQTATQYLESGRFLWNSGMFCFSVKTLLAELQIHAPELLEQARACVAVSTAVETSGCVQQELSATHFAEMPDISIDYALMERSGNVVVIPAAFDWSDIGSWSAVAGLVPADAQNNRVSGEALFIDSRNNYVQGEGRLVATLGVENLIIVDTADAILVAHADRAQDVRCVVRQLKDKEHESYRLHRTVSRPWGSYTVLEQGPRFKIKRIVVKPGAALSLQMHHHRNEHWVVVEGMAKVTNNGSDPHLVAKNESTFIPAGHRHRLENPGVIDLVIIEVQSGEYLGEDDIVRFEDHYGRAV, encoded by the coding sequence ATGCTGATTCCCGTGATTCTCTCCGGCGGTGCCGGGACGCGGCTGTGGCCGGTATCCCGCGAGGGCCAACCCAAGCCGTTCATGCGCCTGCCCGATGGCCAGTCCCTGCTGGGCAAGACCTACCGTCGCGCCGCCAGCCTGTTCGATGGCCGGGGCGACATTGTCACCGTGACCAATCGCGAGTACTACTTCCAGAGCCGCGACCACTATCAAAGCGCCAATCTGACCCGCCATCGCGGTCATTTCGTGCTCGAACCCACAGGTCGCAACACCGCGCCGGCCATCGCCACGGCGACGCTCGCGGTGCAGGCCATGCATGGGGACGATGCCATCCTGATGGTGATGCCTGCCGATCATCTGATCCGCGACGAAGCCGCTTTCAAGGCCTCGGTGGAGCACGCCATGGAACTGGCCAAAGGCGGCCACCTGGTGACCTTCGGCGTACTGCCTGCCACGCCGGAAACCGGTTTCGGCTATATCGAACGGGGCAAGCCCCTGGATACCAAAGGTGCGGCCAAGGTCGTGCGCTTCGTCGAGAAACCCGATCTGCAGACCGCCACTCAGTATCTGGAGAGCGGTCGGTTCCTGTGGAATTCGGGCATGTTCTGTTTTTCCGTCAAGACCCTGCTCGCCGAGTTGCAGATCCACGCCCCCGAACTGCTCGAACAGGCCCGGGCCTGCGTGGCGGTCAGCACTGCCGTGGAAACCTCGGGCTGCGTGCAGCAGGAGCTGTCCGCCACCCATTTCGCCGAGATGCCGGATATCTCCATCGACTATGCCCTGATGGAACGCTCCGGCAATGTCGTGGTGATCCCGGCGGCCTTCGACTGGAGCGACATAGGTTCCTGGAGCGCCGTCGCCGGGCTGGTGCCCGCCGATGCCCAGAACAACCGCGTCAGCGGCGAGGCGCTGTTTATCGACAGCCGGAACAATTACGTCCAGGGCGAAGGCCGGCTGGTGGCCACACTGGGTGTGGAAAACCTGATCATCGTCGACACCGCCGACGCCATCCTGGTCGCCCACGCCGACCGCGCCCAGGACGTACGCTGCGTGGTACGCCAGCTCAAGGACAAGGAGCACGAATCCTACCGCCTGCATCGCACCGTCAGCCGCCCCTGGGGCAGCTACACCGTGCTGGAACAGGGCCCGCGCTTCAAGATCAAGCGCATCGTGGTCAAGCCCGGCGCGGCACTGTCACTGCAGATGCACCATCACCGCAACGAGCATTGGGTGGTGGTCGAAGGCATGGCCAAGGTCACCAATAACGGCTCCGACCCACACCTGGTGGCCAAGAACGAATCCACGTTCATCCCCGCCGGACATCGCCACCGCCTGGAAAACCCGGGGGTGATCGACCTGGTGATCATCGAGGTGCAGAGCGGCGAATACCTGGGCGAAGATGACATCGTCCGCTTCGAAGACCACTACGGCAGGGCCGTCTGA
- the gmd gene encoding GDP-mannose 4,6-dehydratase encodes MKSALITGITGQDGAYLAKLLLDKGYKVHGLVARRSSDSRWRLREMGIEDAIVYLDGDMADACSVQRAVIKAAPDEVYNLAAQSFVAASWDQPVTTGIVDGLGVTHLLEAVRQFSPGTRFYQASTSEMFGLIQAEQQDEHTPFYPRSPYGVAKLYGHWITVNYRESFGLHASSGILFNHESPLRGIEFVTRKVTDAAARIKQGKQQELRLGNIDAKRDWGFAGDYVEAMWLMLQQDKPDDYVVATGVTTTVREMCRIAFEHVGLDYRDFVKIDPAFFRPAEVEVLLGNPAKAKRVLGWKPRTDLDTLIRMMMDADMKRVAKE; translated from the coding sequence ATGAAAAGTGCATTGATCACAGGGATAACCGGCCAGGATGGCGCGTATCTGGCCAAGTTGTTGCTCGACAAGGGGTATAAGGTCCATGGTCTGGTGGCGCGACGCAGCAGCGATTCACGCTGGCGTCTGCGAGAGATGGGTATCGAAGACGCGATCGTTTACCTGGATGGCGATATGGCCGACGCCTGTTCGGTGCAACGGGCGGTCATCAAGGCCGCACCGGACGAGGTGTACAACCTGGCGGCCCAGAGCTTTGTCGCGGCCTCGTGGGACCAACCGGTCACCACGGGCATCGTCGACGGGCTGGGGGTGACCCACCTGCTCGAAGCCGTTCGCCAGTTCAGTCCGGGCACCCGCTTCTACCAGGCGTCCACCAGTGAAATGTTCGGCCTGATCCAGGCCGAGCAACAGGATGAACATACGCCGTTCTACCCACGCAGCCCTTATGGCGTCGCGAAGCTGTACGGACACTGGATCACCGTCAACTATCGCGAAAGCTTCGGCCTGCATGCCAGCAGCGGCATCCTGTTCAACCATGAATCGCCCCTGCGCGGCATCGAGTTCGTGACCCGCAAGGTCACCGACGCGGCGGCCCGCATCAAGCAGGGCAAGCAGCAGGAATTGCGACTGGGCAACATCGACGCCAAGCGCGACTGGGGCTTTGCTGGGGATTATGTCGAAGCCATGTGGCTGATGCTGCAGCAGGACAAACCCGACGACTACGTGGTCGCTACCGGCGTCACCACGACCGTGCGGGAAATGTGCAGGATCGCCTTCGAACATGTGGGCCTGGATTACCGCGACTTCGTGAAGATCGACCCGGCGTTTTTCCGCCCGGCCGAGGTCGAGGTGCTGCTCGGCAACCCGGCCAAGGCGAAAAGAGTCCTGGGGTGGAAGCCCAGGACCGATCTCGACACCCTGATCCGCATGATGATGGATGCGGACATGAAACGCGTCGCCAAGGAGTAG
- a CDS encoding glycosyltransferase, translating to MNFIIYSDVNDHSISQSLGRPEYSYYFVLKAYRPVLESLGRVHVVASVAEVDPLYQTLQQSGEDCLFLSFSPPHKTPTDLLCPMVCVVAWEFDSIPAEHWDNDLRHDWSRTLARHGRVITLSSHTAEAIRRSLGEDFPVLVLPTPLWERFAAIREQYPSTPINPGTVLEIKGCIIDSRPLGLSADGLIAPLLEDAPPADPVVPQAPPEDVVQPLIETPAPTWRRRAFLSRHYLREILRAFRDDSEQGPLWLVRHNLLCWYREAVRDLVPVPVRIAVSRLLRGPAAPVLDVALHIAEPTPPEHPQAILPDTSQRVETEVSGVVYVSVFNPDDGRKNWHHLITAFCWGLRDVEDATLVLKMTQNDLSTYYVELLTLLSQLSPFSCRVVVMHGFLEDEQFARLYGAASFYVNASRCEGLCLPLMEFMSCARPAIAPDHTAMRDYIDPQVAFIVKSSREPTIWPEDSRILYRTLRHRPDWGSLKLAYQQSYALARHQPQAYQAMALAASERMRGYCGFDPVRQRLADFLAAPGCDDPLPDVIEAGAASC from the coding sequence ATGAACTTCATCATTTACTCGGACGTAAACGATCACTCCATCAGCCAGAGCCTTGGCCGCCCTGAGTACAGCTATTACTTCGTACTCAAGGCTTATCGCCCCGTGCTCGAAAGCTTGGGGCGGGTACATGTGGTGGCATCGGTCGCCGAAGTCGATCCGCTGTATCAGACCTTGCAGCAGTCCGGAGAGGATTGCCTGTTTCTCTCGTTTTCACCGCCCCACAAGACCCCCACCGACCTGCTTTGCCCGATGGTCTGCGTGGTGGCCTGGGAGTTCGATTCGATTCCGGCCGAGCACTGGGACAACGATTTGCGCCATGACTGGAGCCGTACGCTGGCCCGCCATGGCCGCGTCATTACCTTGTCCAGTCATACGGCCGAAGCAATCCGCAGGTCGCTGGGCGAGGATTTCCCGGTGCTGGTCCTGCCGACACCGCTGTGGGAGCGTTTCGCGGCGATTCGTGAACAGTACCCGAGTACGCCCATCAATCCGGGCACGGTCCTGGAGATCAAGGGATGCATCATCGACAGCCGACCCCTTGGCCTGTCGGCGGACGGTTTGATCGCGCCCCTTCTCGAAGACGCGCCGCCGGCGGATCCTGTCGTACCTCAGGCTCCTCCTGAGGACGTCGTCCAACCGCTCATCGAGACGCCAGCCCCGACCTGGCGACGTCGTGCATTTCTCAGCCGTCATTACTTGCGCGAAATCCTCCGCGCCTTCAGGGACGACAGCGAGCAAGGACCGTTGTGGCTGGTCAGGCACAACCTGCTGTGCTGGTACCGCGAAGCGGTGCGTGACCTGGTGCCGGTGCCCGTGCGCATTGCCGTGAGCCGGCTTCTGAGGGGGCCGGCCGCGCCCGTGCTGGACGTTGCGTTGCACATCGCCGAGCCGACACCGCCCGAACATCCCCAGGCAATCCTGCCGGATACCAGTCAGAGGGTGGAAACCGAAGTCAGCGGAGTGGTGTATGTCAGCGTGTTCAACCCCGATGACGGTCGAAAGAACTGGCATCACCTCATCACGGCCTTCTGCTGGGGCCTGCGGGACGTCGAGGACGCCACGCTGGTGTTGAAAATGACCCAGAACGACCTGTCGACCTATTACGTCGAGCTGCTCACCTTGTTGTCCCAGTTGTCGCCGTTCAGTTGCCGAGTCGTGGTGATGCATGGATTCCTGGAGGACGAGCAGTTCGCCCGGCTGTATGGCGCGGCGAGTTTCTATGTCAATGCCTCCCGTTGCGAAGGGCTGTGCCTGCCGCTGATGGAGTTCATGTCCTGCGCCCGGCCGGCGATCGCCCCGGACCACACGGCGATGCGTGACTACATCGATCCCCAGGTGGCCTTTATCGTCAAGTCCAGCCGCGAGCCGACCATCTGGCCGGAAGATTCGCGCATCCTTTACCGCACCTTGCGCCATCGGCCCGACTGGGGTTCGTTGAAACTTGCCTACCAGCAGAGCTACGCCCTGGCCCGGCATCAGCCCCAGGCCTACCAGGCCATGGCCTTGGCGGCGAGCGAGCGCATGCGCGGCTATTGCGGTTTTGACCCGGTGCGCCAACGCCTGGCGGATTTCCTGGCGGCGCCCGGTTGCGACGATCCATTGCCGGACGTGATCGAGGCGGGGGCCGCCTCATGCTGA
- a CDS encoding glycosyltransferase, giving the protein MLIIIYSETNQSNILENLGKPEYSYYFVLKEFRPVLERLGRVIEVTRPDDEVDQLYADCLERGEACVFLSFSPPHRTAVHYACPTVPVFAWEFSTIPTESWLGEPRHDWRTVLGATGRAITHSSFTVDTVRAAMGADFPIVAIAAPVWDRFAARGALLAQRPTVEHMRLQLRGLLIDSRTTDLRPYGPPVHRAGTPVVLDGPAQDHELLLDGVIYTSVFNPYDGRKNWKDMISAFCTTFRDVADATLVLKLTHHDVAEALEDMLHHVYKNQTYRCRIVLIHGYLADADYERLVEATRYVVNSSYGEGQCLPLMEFMSCGRPAIAPLNTAMADYIDHDNAFVVDSTEELTAWPHDPRAAFRTLRYVTDWDSLCSAYRASYDVAKNDPERYRRMSAQAVRSLEKFCSQANAEQRLRDFLEQLSGRQWNAGQS; this is encoded by the coding sequence ATGCTGATCATCATTTATTCGGAAACCAACCAGAGCAATATCCTGGAAAACCTAGGCAAGCCCGAATACAGCTATTACTTCGTGCTCAAGGAGTTTCGCCCGGTGCTGGAACGGCTGGGGCGGGTGATCGAAGTGACCCGGCCGGACGACGAAGTGGATCAGCTTTATGCCGACTGCCTGGAGCGCGGCGAGGCGTGTGTGTTCCTGTCGTTTTCCCCGCCCCACCGCACCGCGGTCCACTATGCCTGTCCGACGGTTCCGGTATTTGCCTGGGAGTTCAGCACGATTCCCACTGAAAGCTGGCTGGGCGAACCTCGGCACGACTGGCGCACGGTGCTCGGCGCGACAGGCAGGGCGATCACCCATTCCAGTTTCACCGTCGACACTGTCCGCGCGGCGATGGGTGCCGACTTTCCCATCGTCGCCATTGCCGCGCCGGTCTGGGATCGCTTTGCGGCCCGTGGTGCGCTGCTGGCGCAAAGACCGACGGTGGAGCACATGCGTCTGCAACTGCGCGGCCTGTTGATCGACAGCCGCACCACCGACCTGCGGCCCTATGGCCCGCCAGTGCACCGGGCCGGCACCCCGGTGGTGCTCGATGGTCCGGCACAGGATCACGAGTTGCTGCTGGACGGCGTGATCTACACCTCGGTGTTCAACCCGTACGACGGGCGCAAGAACTGGAAGGACATGATCAGCGCGTTCTGCACCACGTTTCGCGACGTGGCCGATGCGACCCTGGTGCTCAAGCTGACTCACCACGATGTCGCCGAAGCGCTGGAGGACATGCTGCACCACGTCTACAAGAACCAGACGTACCGCTGCCGCATCGTGCTGATCCACGGGTACCTGGCCGATGCGGACTACGAACGGCTGGTGGAGGCCACTCGCTATGTGGTCAACAGTTCCTACGGCGAAGGGCAGTGCCTGCCGCTGATGGAGTTCATGTCCTGTGGCCGGCCGGCGATTGCGCCGTTGAACACGGCGATGGCCGACTACATCGACCACGACAATGCCTTCGTGGTGGATTCCACCGAAGAGCTGACCGCCTGGCCTCACGACCCTCGCGCGGCATTTCGAACCTTGCGCTATGTCACGGATTGGGACTCGTTGTGTTCGGCCTATCGTGCCAGCTATGACGTGGCGAAAAACGACCCCGAGCGCTATCGCCGCATGTCGGCCCAGGCCGTGCGCAGCCTGGAGAAATTCTGCAGCCAGGCCAACGCCGAGCAGCGCTTGCGGGACTTTCTCGAGCAGTTGTCCGGGCGGCAGTGGAACGCCGGGCAATCATGA
- a CDS encoding GDP-mannose 4,6-dehydratase, translating into MKKRLFVTGLGGFVGRHIKSRLDTCACTWQVMPVSARYDLTDGKTLENLWSHVPDAVIHLAGQTFVPEAFRDPARTLQINLLGTLNLLQALKARGFTGTFLYVSSGDVYGQVGDHQLPITELHTPAPRNPYAVSKLSAELLSLQWGMSEGWPVIVARPFNHIGTGQKDSFVIASAARQISRIKQGLQPPRLQVGDIDVTRDFLDVDDVISAYLALLDQGTPGQIYNICSGREQSIRSLIEYLGDLAQVDVQLIQDPARLRRAEQRRVCGSPAKLRQATGWTPETTTQQSLRAILSDWEIRVQKE; encoded by the coding sequence TTGAAAAAACGTCTGTTCGTTACGGGCCTCGGCGGTTTCGTGGGACGTCATATCAAATCGCGCCTGGATACCTGCGCTTGCACGTGGCAAGTGATGCCCGTGTCCGCTCGCTACGACCTCACTGATGGCAAGACCCTGGAAAATCTCTGGTCGCACGTGCCTGATGCGGTGATACACCTCGCCGGCCAGACATTCGTTCCCGAAGCCTTTCGCGATCCGGCGCGCACTCTGCAGATCAATCTGCTTGGCACCCTGAATCTGCTTCAGGCCCTCAAGGCCCGGGGATTCACTGGCACGTTCCTGTATGTCAGCTCCGGCGATGTCTACGGCCAGGTCGGCGACCACCAGTTGCCGATTACCGAATTGCACACTCCCGCACCACGCAACCCTTATGCCGTGAGCAAGCTTTCCGCCGAGCTGCTGAGCCTGCAATGGGGCATGAGCGAAGGTTGGCCTGTGATCGTGGCGCGCCCGTTCAATCACATCGGCACCGGGCAAAAGGACAGTTTTGTCATTGCCAGCGCCGCCCGGCAGATCAGCCGTATCAAGCAGGGCCTGCAACCACCCCGCCTGCAAGTGGGGGACATTGACGTCACCCGCGATTTTCTCGATGTAGACGACGTGATCTCGGCCTACCTGGCGCTGCTGGACCAAGGTACGCCAGGACAGATCTACAACATCTGCTCGGGTCGCGAGCAGAGCATTCGCAGCCTGATCGAATACCTGGGCGATCTTGCCCAGGTCGATGTGCAACTGATCCAGGACCCCGCGCGTCTTCGCCGCGCGGAACAACGACGCGTGTGTGGCAGCCCTGCCAAGCTCCGACAAGCCACTGGATGGACACCTGAAACAACAACACAACAATCCTTGCGGGCGATCCTGTCCGACTGGGAGATACGGGTACAAAAAGAATGA
- a CDS encoding ABC transporter permease — protein MLLTLHRALWGYRGFILGSVKREFQARYRNSLFGALWTVLNPLSMILVYTVIFSHIMRARLPGVEDGMAYSVYLCAGLLTWGFFAEITTRSQGMFLENANLLKKISFPRICLPLIVLLNAGINFAIILGLFLGFLLLTGRWPGMALLALLPLLAVQMIFAAGLGLLLGILNVFFRDVGQLFGICLQFWFWLTPIVYPITILPEPIQRLLALNPMTALMQGYQNLFLYNQWPAWQSLLPLLVAGLLLCVLGLRMFRLRGGEMVDEL, from the coding sequence ATGCTGCTGACCCTGCATCGCGCCCTGTGGGGCTATCGCGGCTTCATCCTGGGCAGCGTCAAGCGCGAATTCCAGGCCCGGTACCGCAACTCGCTCTTCGGCGCGCTGTGGACGGTGCTCAACCCGCTGTCGATGATCCTGGTCTACACCGTGATCTTTTCCCACATCATGCGTGCGCGCCTGCCGGGGGTGGAAGACGGCATGGCCTACAGCGTCTACCTCTGCGCCGGCTTGCTCACCTGGGGTTTCTTCGCGGAAATCACTACCCGCAGCCAGGGCATGTTTCTGGAGAATGCCAATCTGCTGAAGAAGATCAGTTTCCCCAGGATCTGCCTGCCACTGATCGTGCTGCTCAACGCGGGGATCAATTTCGCGATCATCCTCGGGCTGTTCCTCGGCTTTCTCCTGTTGACCGGCCGCTGGCCTGGCATGGCGTTGCTGGCATTGCTGCCGTTGCTGGCGGTGCAGATGATATTCGCCGCAGGGCTGGGCCTGCTGCTGGGGATCCTCAACGTCTTTTTCCGCGATGTGGGGCAGTTGTTCGGCATCTGCCTGCAGTTCTGGTTCTGGCTCACACCGATCGTTTATCCGATCACCATCCTGCCAGAGCCGATCCAGCGATTGCTGGCCCTCAATCCCATGACCGCACTGATGCAGGGCTACCAGAACCTGTTTCTTTACAACCAGTGGCCGGCCTGGCAGTCCCTGCTGCCGTTGCTGGTCGCCGGGTTGCTGCTGTGCGTGCTGGGCTTGCGGATGTTTCGCCTGCGCGGCGGTGAAATGGTGGATGAACTCTGA